Genomic DNA from Deltaproteobacteria bacterium:
CTCGAGCAAATGGTAGTCACTTCCGCTGGCGTCCTTTTCCATCCTCCGCTCACCATAAACCCAAAGGGTCTGTCCCTTGGTCTCCAAGGTGATGGACTCTCTTTCCATTCCAGGCATCTCCAACTGGATTACCAAGGTGTCTGTCGTTTCATAGACGTCGGCGGCCGGTTGAAAATAGGCCACCTTCTCCCGGCTCTGTCGACCGGAGCCCAGGGCATTCTCCATGATCCGGCCGATTTCTTCCTTCATGCTCTGAATCTCGAGCCATGGGTTTATGAGATAGTTGGCCATCCGTTCTTCCCTCCACCGTTATAACCCTTTCGCCAAGGACCGTATCCGACAAATTCGATCAAATAACCACCCACCTTCCGAAGTCAA
This window encodes:
- a CDS encoding Hsp20/alpha crystallin family protein yields the protein MANYLINPWLEIQSMKEEIGRIMENALGSGRQSREKVAYFQPAADVYETTDTLVIQLEMPGMERESITLETKGQTLWVYGERRMEKDASGSDYHLLERSYGPFARKFVLPETADLQGIEANLERGILTVTVSKVGHSPVAVRRIQINEG